One region of Microbacterium rhizosphaerae genomic DNA includes:
- the rpsP gene encoding 30S ribosomal protein S16 — translation MAVKIRLKRLGKIRAPYYRIVVADSRTKRDGRVIEEIGKYHPTEEPSFIEVDSDRAQYWLGVGAQPTEQVLAILKLTGDWGRFKGDKNAVSTVKTAEVKGEFQIDDAKKSVIKPKAEKKTEEPAPAADEAAEAESTESAE, via the coding sequence GTGGCTGTCAAGATCCGCCTCAAGCGGCTCGGCAAGATCCGTGCCCCGTATTACCGCATCGTCGTCGCCGACTCGCGCACCAAGCGCGATGGTCGTGTCATCGAGGAGATCGGCAAGTACCACCCCACCGAGGAGCCCTCGTTCATCGAGGTCGACTCCGACCGCGCGCAGTACTGGCTGGGCGTCGGCGCGCAGCCGACCGAGCAGGTGCTCGCCATCCTCAAGCTCACGGGCGACTGGGGCAGGTTCAAGGGCGACAAGAACGCCGTCTCGACCGTGAAGACGGCCGAGGTCAAGGGCGAGTTCCAGATCGACGACGCCAAGAAGTCGGTCATCAAGCCCAAGGCGGAGAAGAAGACCGAAGAGCCGGCTCCCGCCGCGGACGAGGCCGCTGAGGCCGAGTCGACCGAGTCGGCCGAATAG
- the trmD gene encoding tRNA (guanosine(37)-N1)-methyltransferase TrmD translates to MRIDVLTIFPSFFDVLEVSLLGKARGAGLLDVRVHDLRDWTHDRHRTVDDTPYGGGAGMVMKPEPWGEALDAVTAGSERPVIVFPSPAGELFTQRTARAFVETDHLVFGCGRYEGIDERVFAYAATLGEVRLMSLGDYVLNGGEVAAMAMIEAVGRLIPGVVGNPDSLVEESHEDGLLEYPSYTKPSAWRGYEVPPVLLSGNHGAIAAWRHEQQLLRTRERRPDLLVDEE, encoded by the coding sequence GTGCGCATCGACGTCCTGACGATCTTCCCCTCCTTCTTCGACGTGCTCGAGGTCTCGCTCCTCGGGAAGGCGCGCGGGGCGGGTCTCCTCGATGTCCGCGTGCACGACCTGCGCGACTGGACGCACGACCGTCACCGCACCGTCGACGACACGCCCTACGGGGGCGGCGCGGGCATGGTCATGAAGCCGGAGCCCTGGGGCGAGGCGCTGGATGCCGTCACGGCGGGCTCGGAGCGCCCCGTGATCGTCTTCCCCTCGCCGGCGGGCGAGCTCTTCACGCAGCGCACGGCGCGGGCGTTCGTCGAGACGGACCACCTCGTGTTCGGCTGCGGTCGGTACGAGGGCATCGACGAGCGGGTGTTCGCCTACGCCGCGACGCTCGGCGAGGTGCGGCTCATGAGCCTCGGCGACTACGTCCTCAACGGGGGAGAGGTCGCGGCCATGGCCATGATCGAGGCCGTGGGGCGGCTCATCCCCGGCGTCGTCGGCAATCCCGACAGCCTCGTCGAGGAGTCGCACGAGGACGGTCTGCTGGAGTACCCGTCGTACACGAAGCCGTCGGCCTGGCGCGGTTATGAGGTGCCGCCGGTCCTGCTGAGCGGCAACCACGGCGCGATCGCCGCGTGGCGGCACGAGCAGCAGCTGCTGCGCACGCGGGAGCGGCGGCCCGATCTCCTCGTCGACGAGGAGTGA
- the rimM gene encoding ribosome maturation factor RimM (Essential for efficient processing of 16S rRNA): MAEVKVPRSSSESKPARTQLRVGRLLKAHGLKGALKLELYTDDPDGRFVPGAVFTLQVPESSPWHGKSVTVREFRWMNSHPVVFLQDVDDRTAAESLVRAILWIDQDAGAESSEDDAWYDHQLVGLEVIRDGETIGRVLRIDHFPAQDLLIVRSGEREVLVPFVKAIVPEVDIAAGRVVVTPPPGLFEDLAADEDEPGDAEADADPTDADSGE; the protein is encoded by the coding sequence ATGGCCGAGGTCAAGGTCCCGCGTTCCTCCTCCGAGTCCAAGCCCGCGCGTACGCAGCTTCGCGTCGGGCGGCTCCTGAAGGCCCACGGCCTGAAGGGAGCGCTCAAGCTCGAGCTGTACACCGACGACCCGGACGGGCGCTTCGTCCCCGGCGCGGTCTTCACCCTCCAGGTGCCCGAGTCCTCGCCGTGGCACGGCAAGTCGGTCACCGTCCGCGAGTTCCGCTGGATGAACTCGCATCCCGTCGTCTTCCTCCAGGACGTCGACGACCGCACAGCGGCGGAGAGCCTCGTGCGCGCGATCCTCTGGATCGATCAGGATGCCGGCGCCGAATCGTCCGAGGACGACGCCTGGTACGACCACCAGCTCGTCGGCCTCGAGGTCATCCGCGACGGCGAGACGATCGGCCGGGTCCTGCGCATCGATCACTTCCCCGCGCAGGATCTGCTGATCGTGCGCAGCGGCGAGCGCGAGGTGCTCGTGCCGTTCGTGAAGGCGATCGTCCCCGAGGTCGACATCGCGGCGGGTCGTGTCGTCGTCACCCCGCCGCCCGGCCTCTTCGAGGACCTGGCCGCCGACGAGGACGAGCCGGGCGACGCCGAAGCCGACGCCGACCCCACGGACGCCGACTCCGGGGAGTGA
- a CDS encoding SGNH/GDSL hydrolase family protein — translation MLLPRRARTAAVLAALAVVLTGCAATATASSPTGTPAEAAQATATATPAPSSSATAAPAPASGAQPQVVVTIGDSIMAGLGLDEQYAWPSLLATGTPTKLVNLACSGAGFIAIGGCGTNYAGLIAQAAQAQPTLVIVESSSNDIGQTDAAIDEATQATMAALRSAVPHATIVALSTVWNDEDSWPEEVTSSSTAIERAAAVQHALYLDLGQPLEGHPEWMQSDDVHPTIDGQRVLAESVRRALAGVGLAL, via the coding sequence GTGCTGCTCCCCCGCCGTGCCCGTACCGCCGCCGTCCTCGCCGCCCTCGCCGTCGTCCTCACCGGGTGCGCGGCCACCGCCACCGCGAGCTCACCGACGGGCACACCCGCCGAGGCGGCGCAGGCGACAGCGACCGCGACGCCGGCTCCGTCCTCCTCGGCGACGGCCGCACCGGCACCGGCTTCCGGCGCGCAGCCGCAGGTCGTGGTCACCATCGGGGACTCGATCATGGCCGGTCTCGGCCTCGACGAGCAGTACGCCTGGCCGTCCCTGCTGGCGACGGGAACGCCGACGAAGCTCGTCAACCTCGCGTGCAGCGGCGCCGGCTTCATCGCGATCGGCGGATGCGGCACGAACTACGCCGGCCTCATCGCGCAGGCCGCGCAGGCCCAGCCGACGCTCGTCATCGTGGAGTCGTCGAGCAACGACATCGGGCAGACGGATGCCGCGATCGATGAGGCGACGCAGGCCACGATGGCCGCGCTGCGCTCCGCCGTGCCCCACGCCACCATCGTCGCGCTCAGTACGGTCTGGAACGACGAGGACTCCTGGCCGGAGGAGGTGACGTCCTCGTCGACCGCGATCGAGCGCGCGGCGGCCGTCCAGCACGCCCTCTACCTCGATCTCGGCCAGCCGCTCGAGGGACACCCGGAATGGATGCAGTCCGACGACGTGCATCCGACGATCGACGGTCAGCGGGTCCTCGCCGAGTCGGTGCGCCGCGCGCTGGCCGGCGTCGGCCTCGCTCTCTGA
- a CDS encoding bifunctional nitrate reductase/sulfite reductase flavoprotein subunit alpha: MPETRTVCSYCGVGCGIAVTAAPAALKVAGDRSHPTNRGRLCTKGATHADLMRAPGRLASALVRPVRGEAPAPVPLDDAISDAAARLSAIIAEHGPDAVALYVSGQLSTEAQYLANKLVKGYVRGMHIESNSRLCMASAGTGYKQSLGADGPPGSYEDLDRADLFFVIGSNMADCHPILFLRMADRLKQGARLIVVDPRRTTTAERADLFLQIRAGTDLALLNGLLHLLVESGCIDEEFIAAHTEGWEAMPAFLAEYPPAVVAGLTGLAEDDIRTAARWIAEAGEWMTLWTMGLNQSTHGTWSTNAICNLHLATGAICRPGSGPFSLTGQPNAMGGREMGYMGPGLPGQRSVFSADDRAFVEQVWGLEPGAIRADSGTGTIDMFRRVAAGEIKAVWIICSNPVASVANRSTVIEALEAAELVIVQDAYAETATTAYADIALPAAMWIESDGVMVSSDRTLTMVREVLEPPGEALPDWLTICRVAKAMGYGEGFDFETSAEVFDEIRRFWNPQTGWDLRGVTYDRLRKGPVQWPAPPDDAADRHPIRYLNDGVSQTLRIAEDGSIPALAFPTPSRRAQFLARPHMDAAELPDDDHPWVLNTGRLPHQWHTMTKTGKVGALTKLNPGPFVELHPRDAAAHGIADGDEVEVASRRGRFVVPAVVTDRVQPGNLFAPFHWNDEHGEHLAVNAATSDAVDEYSAQPELKYAAVSVRRVGPPRQATDAPPAAVATPAAPSVLAAAGLTPPALTDVEAAYLAGFLTSTASVAGLPAIPPTAPLSPLARAWADGLLAGARAGSAEAVEALDEVILAWGSQTGSAEEFAAGAAETMRANGIPVSVRSMADLRADELAEARRLLVVTSTFGDGGPPDNAAALWSELAADTAPELTGLSYAVLALGDSNYDDFCGHGRRLDERLGALGASAILERVDVEPDADGSRDAWLDRVVGLLGTGTAPAEATRSTQRLFTRTNPVFASRVRNDLLSGRGSAKEVRRFALDIADTGAAYEAGDSLGVVCANSSSVVAEWLEATGIPAGTIVEIDDRERSFGDALRTRLDITRTPLDLVRFVAERSGDSTLAALLRRENKGRLEQFLWGRQAVDLVRAFPVDASAAEWVDVLKRLQPRQYSISSSPKSGAGTVELTVSVVRFETDAGDRRGGVCSTFLADGEEPGVPVFLQRSADFRPPSDPGAPMVMIGPGTGIAPFRGFLHDRRADGHSGRNWLFFGEQHESTDFYYREELEAMRADGFLTRLDVAFSRDQRQKIYVQDRMVEHGSELWRWLEDGAHVYVCGDATRMAPDVEAALVSIAQLHGGLSADGAAEYVQRMAADRRYARDVY; this comes from the coding sequence ATGCCGGAGACCCGCACCGTCTGTTCGTACTGCGGAGTCGGCTGCGGCATCGCCGTGACGGCGGCGCCCGCTGCACTGAAGGTGGCAGGCGACAGGTCGCACCCGACCAATCGCGGTCGGCTCTGCACGAAGGGCGCCACGCACGCCGACCTGATGCGGGCACCCGGGCGGCTGGCATCCGCTCTCGTCCGCCCGGTGCGGGGCGAGGCTCCTGCTCCCGTGCCACTCGATGACGCGATCTCGGATGCCGCGGCCCGGCTGAGCGCGATCATCGCCGAGCACGGTCCGGATGCCGTGGCCCTCTACGTCTCGGGCCAGCTGAGCACCGAGGCGCAGTACCTCGCGAACAAGCTCGTGAAGGGCTACGTGCGCGGCATGCACATCGAGTCCAACTCCCGCCTGTGCATGGCCTCTGCCGGGACGGGCTACAAGCAGTCGCTGGGCGCGGACGGCCCTCCCGGCTCGTACGAGGACCTCGACCGCGCCGACCTGTTCTTCGTCATCGGCTCCAACATGGCCGACTGCCACCCCATCCTGTTCCTGCGGATGGCCGACCGGCTGAAGCAGGGAGCGCGCCTGATCGTCGTCGACCCGCGGCGGACGACCACGGCCGAGCGGGCCGACCTGTTCCTGCAGATCCGCGCGGGAACGGATCTCGCCCTGCTCAACGGCCTGCTCCACCTGCTCGTCGAGTCGGGGTGCATCGACGAGGAGTTCATCGCGGCGCACACCGAGGGCTGGGAGGCCATGCCGGCATTCCTCGCCGAGTATCCTCCGGCCGTCGTGGCCGGACTCACGGGGCTCGCCGAGGACGACATCCGCACCGCCGCCCGCTGGATCGCGGAAGCGGGCGAATGGATGACGCTGTGGACGATGGGCCTCAACCAGTCGACCCACGGCACATGGTCGACGAACGCGATCTGCAACCTGCACCTGGCGACGGGCGCGATCTGCCGCCCGGGAAGCGGCCCGTTCTCGCTCACGGGACAGCCCAACGCCATGGGCGGTCGCGAGATGGGCTACATGGGGCCGGGACTGCCCGGACAGCGGTCCGTCTTCAGCGCGGACGACCGCGCCTTCGTCGAGCAGGTGTGGGGGTTGGAGCCCGGTGCGATCCGCGCGGATTCGGGCACGGGGACCATCGACATGTTCCGGCGCGTGGCGGCAGGCGAGATCAAGGCCGTCTGGATCATCTGCAGCAACCCCGTCGCATCCGTCGCCAACCGGAGCACCGTGATCGAGGCCCTCGAGGCGGCCGAGCTCGTGATCGTGCAGGATGCCTACGCCGAGACCGCCACGACGGCCTACGCCGACATCGCGCTGCCGGCGGCGATGTGGATCGAGTCCGACGGCGTCATGGTGAGCAGCGATCGAACGCTCACGATGGTGCGCGAGGTGCTGGAGCCGCCCGGGGAGGCGCTGCCGGACTGGCTCACCATCTGCCGTGTGGCGAAGGCGATGGGCTACGGCGAGGGATTCGACTTCGAGACCAGCGCGGAGGTGTTCGACGAGATCCGTCGGTTCTGGAACCCGCAGACCGGGTGGGACCTGCGCGGCGTCACGTACGACCGCCTGCGGAAAGGGCCGGTGCAGTGGCCGGCGCCGCCGGACGACGCGGCGGACCGGCATCCCATCCGCTACCTGAACGACGGGGTGAGCCAGACCCTGCGCATCGCCGAGGACGGATCGATCCCGGCGCTCGCCTTCCCGACGCCGTCGCGTCGCGCGCAGTTCCTGGCGCGACCCCACATGGATGCCGCGGAGCTGCCCGATGACGATCACCCCTGGGTGCTGAACACCGGTCGGCTGCCGCATCAGTGGCACACGATGACGAAGACCGGGAAGGTCGGCGCGCTCACGAAGCTGAATCCCGGCCCGTTCGTGGAGCTTCACCCGAGGGATGCGGCGGCGCACGGCATCGCGGACGGCGACGAGGTCGAGGTCGCCTCCCGTCGGGGGCGTTTCGTCGTTCCGGCGGTCGTGACCGATCGGGTGCAGCCCGGGAACCTCTTCGCGCCGTTCCACTGGAACGACGAGCACGGCGAGCACCTCGCGGTGAACGCCGCCACGAGCGACGCCGTCGACGAGTACTCGGCGCAGCCCGAGCTCAAGTACGCGGCCGTGTCGGTTCGGCGGGTCGGACCGCCACGGCAGGCGACGGATGCGCCGCCGGCCGCGGTGGCGACACCGGCCGCGCCCTCCGTCCTCGCGGCGGCCGGGCTCACGCCGCCCGCCCTGACGGACGTCGAAGCCGCCTACCTCGCAGGCTTCCTGACATCGACGGCGTCCGTCGCAGGACTGCCTGCCATCCCGCCCACCGCGCCGCTGTCGCCCCTCGCGCGCGCCTGGGCCGACGGGCTGCTCGCGGGCGCGCGAGCCGGCTCGGCCGAGGCGGTCGAGGCGCTGGACGAGGTCATCCTCGCCTGGGGATCGCAGACGGGCTCGGCGGAGGAGTTCGCCGCCGGGGCGGCGGAGACGATGCGGGCCAACGGCATCCCGGTGAGCGTGCGCAGCATGGCCGATCTCCGGGCGGACGAACTCGCGGAGGCGCGGCGCCTGCTCGTCGTCACGTCGACCTTCGGCGACGGCGGCCCGCCGGACAACGCGGCGGCGCTGTGGAGCGAGCTCGCGGCCGACACCGCCCCGGAGCTCACCGGCCTGAGCTACGCGGTGCTGGCCCTGGGCGACTCGAACTACGACGACTTCTGCGGACACGGCCGCCGCCTCGACGAGCGGCTCGGTGCGCTCGGCGCATCCGCGATCCTGGAGCGGGTCGACGTGGAGCCCGACGCCGATGGGAGCCGCGACGCCTGGCTCGACCGGGTCGTCGGACTGCTCGGCACCGGCACCGCGCCGGCCGAGGCGACCCGATCCACCCAGCGGCTCTTCACGCGGACGAACCCCGTGTTCGCGTCCCGCGTGCGCAACGATCTGCTGAGCGGGCGCGGCTCCGCGAAGGAGGTCCGGCGCTTCGCCCTCGACATCGCCGACACGGGTGCCGCCTACGAGGCGGGCGACTCGCTCGGCGTCGTGTGCGCGAACAGCTCCTCCGTGGTCGCCGAGTGGCTGGAGGCCACCGGCATCCCGGCGGGGACGATCGTCGAGATCGACGATCGGGAGCGCTCGTTCGGCGATGCGCTGCGGACGCGGCTCGACATCACCCGGACCCCGCTCGACCTCGTGCGCTTCGTCGCCGAGCGCAGCGGCGACAGCACGCTCGCGGCGCTCCTGCGCAGGGAGAACAAGGGTCGGCTGGAGCAGTTCCTGTGGGGCCGTCAGGCCGTCGACCTCGTCCGCGCGTTCCCGGTGGATGCCTCGGCCGCGGAGTGGGTCGACGTGCTCAAGCGCCTGCAGCCTCGGCAGTACTCGATCTCGTCGAGCCCGAAGTCCGGTGCCGGCACGGTCGAGCTCACGGTGTCGGTCGTGCGCTTCGAGACGGATGCGGGCGATCGCCGCGGCGGCGTGTGCTCGACCTTCCTCGCCGACGGCGAGGAGCCGGGGGTGCCCGTCTTCCTCCAGCGCTCCGCAGACTTCCGGCCTCCGAGCGACCCCGGCGCGCCGATGGTCATGATCGGCCCCGGCACGGGGATCGCGCCGTTCCGCGGATTCCTTCACGACCGCCGCGCGGACGGGCACTCCGGACGCAACTGGCTGTTCTTCGGCGAGCAGCACGAGTCCACCGACTTCTACTACCGCGAGGAGCTCGAGGCCATGCGCGCCGACGGCTTCCTCACGCGCCTCGACGTCGCGTTCTCGCGGGATCAGCGGCAGAAGATCTACGTGCAGGACCGCATGGTCGAGCACGGCTCGGAGCTGTGGCGCTGGCTCGAGGACGGCGCCCACGTCTACGTGTGCGGTGACGCGACGCGCATGGCGCCCGACGTGGAGGCGGCGCTCGTCTCGATCGCGCAGCTGCACGGCGGCCTGTCGGCCGACGGTGCCGCGGAGTACGTCCAGCGGATGGCAGCCGACCGCCGCTACGCCCGCGACGTCTACTGA
- a CDS encoding glutamate--cysteine ligase, which produces MTVPFAPSARSTVGIEWEIMLADGETGALVPHAPGILSALAEETAHERFSVTGELLTNTVEVTSGVGDTVATAVDDIADAIAAVRRVTDGLGVELLCAGSHPFAQWYEQGVTDKTRYHKLIERTQWWGRNMMIWGIHVHVGVDDVQKVFPIMNALAMYLPHLQALSASSPFWAGERTGYASNRALVFQQLPTAGLPWPLQSWAEFEGYLDDMQRTGVMADATEVRWDIRPAPRWGTIEVRACDGMSTLPELAAVAALTQVLVEHFSRELDEGATLPSLQPWYLRENKWRAARYGLDARVIVDAIGTQRSVRDHLAETMEDLADIAIELKCSREFAGLQTITTQGASYARQTMVADASEGDLRAVVQHLIGEFREGPTLRAHLAALRH; this is translated from the coding sequence ATGACGGTGCCCTTCGCGCCATCCGCGCGCTCGACGGTGGGGATCGAGTGGGAGATCATGCTCGCCGACGGCGAGACAGGTGCTCTGGTTCCGCACGCCCCCGGGATCCTCAGCGCCCTCGCGGAGGAGACGGCCCACGAGCGGTTCAGCGTCACGGGAGAGCTGCTGACGAACACCGTGGAGGTGACGAGCGGCGTCGGCGACACGGTCGCCACCGCCGTCGACGACATCGCGGACGCGATCGCAGCCGTCCGTCGCGTGACGGACGGGCTCGGCGTGGAGCTGCTGTGCGCGGGCAGCCACCCCTTCGCCCAGTGGTACGAGCAGGGCGTCACCGATAAGACGCGCTATCACAAGCTCATCGAGCGGACCCAGTGGTGGGGCCGCAACATGATGATCTGGGGCATCCACGTGCATGTCGGCGTCGACGACGTGCAGAAGGTGTTCCCGATCATGAACGCCCTTGCGATGTACCTGCCGCACCTTCAGGCGCTGTCGGCATCCAGCCCGTTCTGGGCCGGCGAGCGCACGGGCTATGCGTCGAACCGCGCGCTCGTCTTCCAGCAGCTGCCCACCGCGGGTCTGCCCTGGCCGTTGCAGTCCTGGGCGGAGTTCGAGGGATATCTGGATGACATGCAGCGCACGGGTGTGATGGCGGACGCGACGGAGGTGCGCTGGGACATCCGACCCGCGCCGCGCTGGGGCACGATCGAGGTCCGCGCGTGCGACGGCATGTCGACGCTGCCGGAGCTCGCGGCCGTCGCCGCGCTCACCCAGGTGCTCGTGGAGCACTTCTCGCGCGAGCTCGACGAGGGCGCGACCCTCCCGTCCCTGCAGCCCTGGTATCTGCGGGAGAACAAGTGGCGCGCGGCCCGGTACGGCTTGGATGCCCGGGTGATCGTGGATGCGATCGGCACACAGCGCTCCGTCCGCGATCACCTCGCCGAGACGATGGAGGACCTCGCCGACATCGCGATCGAGCTCAAGTGCTCCCGCGAGTTCGCCGGACTCCAGACGATCACGACCCAGGGTGCGAGCTACGCCCGCCAGACCATGGTCGCCGATGCCTCCGAGGGCGATCTGCGCGCCGTGGTCCAGCACCTCATCGGGGAGTTCCGCGAGGGTCCGACCCTGCGCGCGCACCTCGCCGCCCTCCGCCACTGA
- a CDS encoding TetR family transcriptional regulator, translated as MSSESRAGRPKASSRETLAEAACELFLERGYAATSVGDIAARAGVSRSSFFNYFSSKADILWSGLDERLADAAARLDAADAPPVGVALSAALSGFVPDSLALAIVNAEAMGLDEELSREASVRRTRIAHAVSRRLERDGAETLRAEIAGAAYAAAVLASVWSWAHDGAGRAPLEPTVRRALDIAAEAAPSRVSQLRVVVAADDLDGALAFYRDALGLAQQESYDGDRGARVAILGAGRATLELANAAQVRFIDRVETDGVTSPHIRLAFEVADSAAETRRLEAAGATVLASARETPWRSLNARLQGPADLQLTLFQELGPAD; from the coding sequence ATGTCGAGCGAGTCCCGGGCCGGCCGGCCGAAGGCGTCGTCGCGCGAGACGCTGGCGGAGGCGGCCTGCGAGCTCTTCCTGGAGCGCGGCTACGCGGCGACCTCGGTGGGCGACATCGCCGCGCGCGCCGGCGTGAGCCGCTCCAGCTTCTTCAACTACTTCTCCTCCAAGGCCGACATCCTCTGGTCGGGTCTCGACGAGCGGCTCGCGGATGCTGCGGCTCGACTGGATGCGGCGGATGCGCCGCCCGTGGGCGTCGCGCTCTCCGCGGCTCTCAGCGGGTTCGTGCCGGACAGCCTCGCCCTCGCCATCGTCAACGCCGAGGCGATGGGCCTCGACGAGGAGCTCTCGCGCGAGGCGTCGGTGCGCCGGACGCGCATCGCCCACGCCGTGTCGCGTCGCCTGGAGCGGGACGGCGCGGAGACGCTGCGCGCGGAGATCGCCGGAGCGGCATACGCCGCCGCCGTCCTCGCGTCCGTCTGGTCGTGGGCCCACGACGGCGCGGGGCGTGCACCTCTCGAGCCGACCGTCCGACGCGCGCTGGACATCGCGGCGGAGGCGGCGCCCAGTCGCGTGTCCCAGTTGCGCGTCGTGGTCGCCGCAGACGATCTCGACGGTGCGCTCGCCTTCTACCGTGACGCCCTGGGGCTTGCGCAGCAGGAGTCGTACGACGGCGACAGGGGCGCCCGCGTCGCGATCCTCGGGGCGGGCAGGGCGACGCTGGAGCTCGCGAACGCGGCGCAGGTGCGCTTCATCGACCGCGTCGAGACGGACGGCGTGACGAGCCCGCACATCCGCCTCGCGTTCGAAGTGGCCGACTCGGCGGCGGAGACGCGGCGGCTGGAGGCCGCAGGGGCGACGGTCCTCGCCTCCGCCCGCGAGACCCCGTGGCGCTCGCTCAACGCACGCCTCCAGGGACCCGCGGATCTGCAGCTCACGCTCTTCCAGGAGCTCGGCCCGGCCGACTGA
- the ffh gene encoding signal recognition particle protein produces the protein MATFGTLSDRLTETFRNLRTKGKLTPADVDGTVREIRRALLDADVALPVVKEFTAKVRERALGDEVNRALNPAQQVVQIVNEELVAILGGEQRRLQFAKNPPTVIMLAGLQGSGKTTFAGKLAKQLEKDGHTPLLVAADLQRPNAVNQLQVVAQQAGAAIYAPEPGNGVGDPVKVAKDGVEQARRALHDIVIIDTAGRLGVDAEMMKQAADIRRAVDPDEVLFVIDAMIGQDAVNTAKAFQEGVDFTGVVLSKLDGDARGGAALSVASVTGRPIIYASMGEGLDDLEPFYPDRMASRILDLGDILTLIEQAQAAFDEEEARKVAEKIANDQFTLEDFLDQLQQMKKMGSMKKMLGMLPGMGQMKQQLDNFDDSEMDRTEAIIRSMTPGERRNPKILNGSRRLRIARGSGMTVTDVNQLVQRFDQAAKMMKTVARGGVPNIPGMGPMGKPGASSKRGKTAQKGRSGSRSGNPAKRAAENAGITAAPAAPTGSGFGLAGATQGAPTEADMAEIQKLFGNR, from the coding sequence ATGGCTACCTTCGGCACGCTCTCCGATCGGCTCACCGAGACCTTCCGCAACCTTCGCACCAAGGGCAAGCTCACGCCCGCGGACGTGGACGGCACCGTCCGGGAGATCCGGCGCGCCCTGCTCGACGCCGACGTCGCGCTGCCCGTCGTCAAGGAGTTCACCGCGAAGGTGCGCGAACGCGCTCTCGGCGACGAGGTCAATCGGGCGCTCAATCCCGCGCAGCAGGTCGTGCAGATCGTCAACGAGGAGCTCGTGGCGATCCTCGGCGGGGAGCAGCGCCGGCTGCAGTTCGCCAAGAACCCGCCGACGGTCATCATGCTCGCGGGCCTGCAGGGCTCGGGCAAGACGACCTTCGCGGGCAAGCTGGCGAAGCAGCTCGAGAAGGACGGACACACACCGCTCCTGGTCGCCGCGGATCTGCAGCGACCGAATGCCGTCAACCAGCTGCAGGTGGTCGCACAGCAGGCGGGCGCAGCCATCTATGCTCCCGAGCCGGGCAACGGCGTGGGCGACCCGGTGAAGGTCGCCAAGGACGGCGTCGAGCAGGCGCGTCGGGCGCTGCACGACATCGTCATCATCGACACCGCCGGCCGCCTCGGCGTGGACGCCGAGATGATGAAGCAGGCGGCCGACATCCGTCGTGCCGTCGACCCGGACGAGGTGCTGTTCGTCATCGACGCGATGATCGGTCAGGATGCCGTCAACACGGCCAAGGCCTTCCAGGAGGGCGTCGACTTCACCGGCGTGGTCCTGTCCAAGCTCGACGGCGACGCGCGCGGCGGCGCTGCGCTCTCGGTCGCCTCGGTGACCGGACGCCCGATCATCTACGCGTCCATGGGCGAGGGCCTCGACGACCTCGAGCCGTTCTACCCGGACCGCATGGCCAGCCGCATCCTGGACCTCGGCGACATCCTCACCCTCATCGAACAGGCGCAGGCCGCGTTCGACGAGGAGGAGGCCCGCAAGGTCGCGGAGAAGATCGCCAACGATCAGTTCACCCTCGAGGACTTCCTCGACCAGCTTCAGCAGATGAAGAAGATGGGGTCGATGAAGAAGATGCTCGGGATGCTCCCGGGCATGGGTCAGATGAAGCAGCAGCTCGACAACTTCGACGACAGCGAGATGGATCGCACCGAGGCGATCATCCGCTCGATGACTCCGGGCGAGCGACGCAACCCGAAGATCCTCAACGGCTCGCGCCGACTGCGCATCGCACGCGGCTCCGGGATGACGGTCACCGACGTCAACCAGCTCGTGCAGCGCTTCGACCAGGCGGCGAAGATGATGAAGACCGTCGCTCGCGGCGGTGTGCCGAACATCCCCGGCATGGGTCCGATGGGCAAGCCCGGCGCGTCGAGCAAGCGCGGCAAGACGGCGCAGAAGGGCCGCTCCGGCTCGCGCTCGGGCAACCCCGCCAAGCGCGCAGCCGAGAACGCGGGGATCACCGCGGCTCCCGCTGCACCGACCGGTTCGGGCTTCGGGCTCGCGGGAGCGACGCAGGGCGCGCCGACCGAGGCCGACATGGCCGAGATCCAGAAGCTCTTCGGCAACCGCTGA
- a CDS encoding RNA-binding protein yields MLAAALEHVVKGIVDHPDDVRIVSSTSARGDVLQVHVHADDRGRVIGRGGRTAKALRTLITALADGRRVRVDVADD; encoded by the coding sequence GTGCTGGCCGCCGCGCTCGAGCACGTCGTCAAGGGGATCGTCGATCACCCGGACGACGTGCGGATCGTCTCGTCCACGTCGGCCCGCGGGGACGTGCTGCAGGTGCACGTGCACGCCGACGACCGTGGTCGCGTGATCGGGCGCGGCGGCCGTACCGCCAAGGCCCTGCGCACGCTCATCACCGCTCTCGCGGATGGGCGGCGCGTGCGCGTCGACGTCGCGGACGACTGA